In a genomic window of Flavobacterium crassostreae:
- a CDS encoding efflux RND transporter periplasmic adaptor subunit: MKKNLTIALVIIAILGVIGFVLTNNKKENKAKTDIVAQKNAAVSVKTTAVKTEAVTTDFVANGNFEPTQELTLAAEKSGKVVRILVKEGDYVNVGQTLLIVRSDVINVNAQTAQAAFSNAQADYSRYENAYKTGGVTKQQLDQAKLALTNAGANLKQANISVGDTRVKAPIKGFINKRFIEPGSVLTGMPATPMFEIVDVSKLKLQVAVNETQVTSLKIGTSVKVTASVFPDKAFDGKITFIATKADERLNFVVEIEIENNANANLKAGMYGTANFASKQKQELKVVPRNAFVGSVSSNKVFVVENGKAKLKTVVAGRILGNQVEIVDGLANGELVITTGQINLQDGSSVEIIK; this comes from the coding sequence ATGAAAAAGAATTTAACAATAGCACTTGTAATTATTGCCATTCTAGGGGTAATTGGTTTCGTTTTAACAAACAACAAGAAAGAAAACAAGGCAAAAACAGACATAGTAGCACAAAAAAATGCTGCCGTATCTGTAAAAACCACTGCCGTAAAAACAGAAGCAGTTACCACAGACTTTGTTGCCAACGGTAATTTTGAACCCACTCAAGAACTAACCCTTGCCGCCGAAAAATCCGGAAAAGTAGTACGTATTTTAGTAAAAGAAGGCGACTATGTGAATGTAGGACAAACGTTACTTATTGTTAGAAGTGACGTAATCAATGTAAATGCTCAAACTGCACAAGCAGCTTTTAGTAATGCACAAGCGGATTATTCAAGATACGAAAATGCTTACAAAACCGGTGGAGTTACAAAACAACAACTAGACCAAGCCAAATTAGCCTTAACCAATGCTGGAGCAAACCTAAAACAAGCCAACATTAGCGTAGGAGACACTAGAGTAAAAGCACCAATAAAAGGGTTTATAAACAAGCGATTTATTGAACCTGGATCTGTTTTGACTGGCATGCCTGCAACACCGATGTTTGAAATTGTAGATGTTTCTAAACTAAAACTACAGGTTGCCGTAAACGAAACCCAAGTTACTAGTCTAAAGATAGGTACGTCAGTAAAGGTAACTGCAAGTGTATTTCCGGATAAAGCATTTGACGGAAAAATTACTTTTATAGCCACAAAGGCAGATGAGCGTCTCAATTTTGTGGTAGAAATAGAAATAGAAAACAATGCTAATGCTAATTTAAAAGCAGGAATGTACGGTACTGCTAATTTTGCTTCTAAACAAAAACAAGAGCTAAAAGTAGTTCCAAGAAATGCTTTTGTAGGCAGCGTGAGTAGCAACAAAGTATTTGTGGTCGAAAATGGCAAAGCCAAATTAAAAACCGTAGTTGCTGGCAGAATACTAGGCAATCAAGTAGAAATTGTAGATGGATTAGCCAATGGAGAACTAGTAATTACCACCGGGCAAATCAACCTACAAGATGGTAGCTCAGTAGAAATTATAAAATAA
- a CDS encoding efflux RND transporter permease subunit: MKLAEISIKRPSLIIVLFTILILGGLFSYSQLGYELIPKFEQNVITISTIYPGASPSEIENTVTKKIEDGIASLENIKKIDSKSYESLSIVSITLTSNAKIDVSMNDAQRKINALISDLPEDAETPALTKFSLSDLPIMTIGANGKMDEAAFYDLIDKKISPVLSRVEGVAQVNIIGGQEREIQVNLDANKMQGYNLSIPMVQQSILASNLDFPTGNIQTREQKILIRLAGKYKSVEELRNLVISSKNGVEIRLKDIADVQDAQKTAEKISRINQKSAIILQIIKQSDANAVAVSEELVKSIQELETDYKGSELKLEIAKDSTVYTLEAADSVLHDLLIAVILVALVMLFFLHSIRNSLIVMVTIPASLISTFIGIYLLGYTLNLMSLLGLSLVVGILVDDAIVVLENIYRHMEMGKNRVRAAYEGTAEIGGTVTSITLVIVVVFLPIAMSSGLVSNIITQFCVTVIISTLFSLLASFTIIPWLSSRFGKLEHIEGNNLFGKIILGFESYLTRFTNWISELLTWCLNHYLKTIAVVLILFFGSTIGLLGGGFIGGEFFATSDSGEFLVQIEMPKDASLEQTNFMTQKAEAFLKNEDYVQTQITTVGQTSEGFGASQATAYKAEINVKMIEQSQRSDAASVYAAKIKRKLEKVLVGAKVKTVPVGILGTAENATLGLIVTGPSVESAMKFAKQAEAELRTIAGATEIKLTVEDGNPEINVQVDRDKMSALGLSLQTVGMTMQTAYSGNTDGKFRAGEYEYDINIKYNAYDRKSITDVSNLIFINNQGQQIKLSQFAKITEGSGPSQLERRDKTSSVTVQGQNVGVASGTIVTQWKEKIEKIERPVGVNYIWGGDQENQSEGFGTLGIALLAAIVLVYLVMVGLYDSFVHPFVVLFSIPLSFIGALLALALTNNTLNIFTILGIIMLIGLVCKNAIMLVDYTNQRRAAGESIRTALIQANHARLRPILMTTIAMVFGMFPIALASGAGAEWKNGLAWVIIGGLISSLFLTLIIVPVIYEIMEKLIHKFSKADKTDYEAEMVAAYEPKKLSEDGFNPEHNH; the protein is encoded by the coding sequence ATGAAATTAGCAGAAATATCCATAAAGCGTCCGTCGTTGATAATTGTACTGTTTACAATTTTAATTCTGGGCGGACTATTCAGTTATAGCCAACTAGGCTATGAATTGATTCCAAAATTTGAACAAAATGTAATCACCATTTCAACAATTTATCCAGGAGCCTCTCCTAGTGAAATAGAAAACACGGTTACTAAAAAGATTGAAGATGGCATTGCTTCGCTAGAAAACATCAAAAAAATTGATTCCAAATCTTACGAAAGCCTATCCATTGTATCCATCACATTAACATCTAATGCCAAAATAGATGTATCGATGAATGATGCACAACGAAAGATAAATGCCCTAATTAGTGACCTACCAGAAGATGCAGAAACACCAGCATTAACAAAATTTTCCCTAAGTGATTTACCAATCATGACCATTGGGGCTAATGGCAAAATGGACGAAGCTGCTTTTTATGATTTAATTGACAAGAAGATTAGCCCAGTATTGTCCCGAGTAGAAGGAGTTGCACAAGTAAATATTATTGGAGGACAAGAACGAGAAATACAAGTAAACCTGGATGCCAACAAAATGCAAGGGTATAATCTTTCTATACCAATGGTACAACAAAGTATTTTAGCCTCCAATTTAGATTTTCCTACCGGAAATATCCAAACTCGAGAACAGAAAATTTTGATTCGTTTAGCAGGTAAGTACAAAAGCGTCGAAGAATTAAGAAACCTAGTTATTTCGTCCAAAAATGGTGTTGAAATCCGTCTAAAAGATATCGCAGACGTACAAGATGCTCAAAAAACAGCCGAAAAAATCTCTAGGATAAATCAAAAAAGTGCTATAATACTACAGATCATAAAACAATCCGATGCAAATGCGGTTGCAGTAAGTGAAGAATTAGTAAAAAGCATTCAAGAACTAGAGACAGATTACAAAGGCAGTGAGTTAAAATTAGAAATTGCAAAAGACAGCACGGTCTACACCCTAGAGGCAGCAGATTCTGTACTACATGATTTACTAATAGCAGTAATATTAGTTGCATTAGTAATGTTGTTTTTCTTGCACAGTATCCGAAACTCCTTGATTGTAATGGTAACCATACCAGCATCTTTGATTTCCACCTTTATAGGAATTTATCTTTTAGGATACACGCTAAACTTAATGAGTTTGCTAGGATTATCTCTGGTTGTAGGTATTCTGGTAGATGATGCCATTGTGGTACTAGAGAACATTTACAGGCACATGGAAATGGGCAAAAATCGCGTACGTGCAGCATACGAGGGTACCGCCGAAATTGGAGGAACCGTAACCTCTATTACTTTAGTAATTGTGGTCGTATTTTTACCTATTGCTATGAGTTCTGGATTGGTTTCTAACATTATCACCCAGTTTTGCGTTACCGTAATTATATCTACCTTGTTCTCCCTTTTGGCTTCCTTTACCATCATTCCTTGGTTGTCTTCTAGATTTGGAAAACTAGAACATATTGAAGGCAACAATTTATTTGGAAAAATAATCCTTGGCTTTGAAAGCTACCTTACGCGCTTTACCAATTGGATTTCTGAATTATTAACTTGGTGTTTAAACCATTATCTTAAAACCATTGCAGTAGTATTGATCTTGTTTTTTGGTTCTACCATAGGCTTATTGGGCGGCGGATTTATTGGAGGCGAATTTTTTGCTACCTCAGATAGTGGCGAATTTCTGGTACAGATAGAGATGCCTAAAGACGCCTCTTTGGAACAAACCAACTTCATGACCCAAAAGGCCGAAGCTTTCTTAAAAAACGAAGACTATGTACAAACCCAGATAACCACCGTTGGACAAACCAGCGAAGGATTTGGCGCCTCACAAGCTACAGCCTACAAAGCAGAAATCAACGTCAAAATGATTGAACAAAGCCAACGTTCGGACGCTGCATCTGTATATGCTGCAAAAATAAAACGCAAATTAGAAAAAGTTTTAGTGGGTGCCAAAGTAAAAACGGTGCCAGTAGGAATTTTAGGAACTGCCGAAAATGCTACCTTGGGTCTAATTGTTACAGGACCATCTGTAGAGAGCGCCATGAAATTTGCTAAACAAGCAGAAGCAGAATTGCGGACTATTGCAGGTGCAACAGAGATTAAATTGACCGTAGAGGATGGAAACCCAGAGATAAACGTACAAGTAGACCGAGATAAAATGTCTGCATTAGGATTGTCACTGCAAACTGTAGGAATGACCATGCAAACGGCCTATAGCGGAAACACCGATGGAAAGTTTAGAGCAGGAGAATACGAATACGACATCAACATTAAGTATAATGCTTATGATAGAAAAAGTATTACAGATGTTAGCAATTTGATTTTTATAAACAACCAAGGCCAACAAATTAAGTTATCCCAATTTGCCAAGATAACCGAAGGCTCTGGTCCAAGCCAATTGGAACGTAGAGACAAAACATCCTCTGTAACCGTACAAGGACAAAACGTAGGGGTTGCCTCTGGAACGATTGTTACACAGTGGAAAGAAAAAATTGAAAAAATTGAAAGACCAGTAGGAGTAAATTATATCTGGGGTGGAGATCAAGAAAATCAAAGCGAAGGTTTTGGAACACTCGGAATTGCCTTATTAGCCGCCATTGTATTAGTGTATCTAGTTATGGTCGGACTATACGATAGTTTTGTACACCCATTTGTAGTTTTATTTTCTATTCCGCTTTCGTTTATCGGAGCATTATTAGCCTTAGCATTAACCAATAATACCCTAAATATATTTACCATCTTGGGGATTATTATGCTAATTGGTCTGGTTTGTAAAAATGCCATCATGCTTGTGGATTATACCAACCAAAGAAGAGCCGCCGGCGAATCTATCCGAACCGCATTAATACAAGCCAATCATGCCAGATTACGTCCTATTTTAATGACCACCATTGCCATGGTATTTGGTATGTTTCCTATAGCATTAGCCTCTGGAGCTGGTGCCGAATGGAAAAATGGATTGGCTTGGGTAATTATTGGAGGTCTAATCAGTTCTTTGTTCTTAACATTGATCATAGTACCGGTTATCTATGAAATCATGGAAAAATTAATCCATAAATTCTCTAAGGCAGACAAAACGGACTACGAAGCAGAAATGGTTGCCGCCTACGAACCCAAAAAGCTCAGTGAAGATGGTTTTAATCCAGAACACAACCATTAA
- a CDS encoding toxin-antitoxin system YwqK family antitoxin: MKKYIMIAAVLVSGMLFAQNNKPKLEAIGNMVKVTYLHENGAVQQQGFYENGELQGKWVSFDDKGNKIAVAEYNKGEKIGKWFFWNNTALTEVDYADNRVAIVKNWKQQDPIVNVE, encoded by the coding sequence ATGAAAAAATATATAATGATTGCCGCCGTACTTGTTTCAGGAATGCTATTTGCACAAAACAACAAACCAAAATTGGAAGCCATAGGAAATATGGTAAAAGTAACGTACCTACATGAAAATGGTGCAGTACAACAACAAGGTTTTTATGAAAATGGAGAACTACAAGGAAAATGGGTTTCTTTTGACGATAAAGGTAACAAAATTGCTGTTGCAGAATATAATAAAGGAGAGAAGATAGGAAAATGGTTTTTTTGGAATAACACCGCTTTGACAGAAGTAGATTATGCAGATAACCGTGTTGCAATAGTTAAAAACTGGAAACAACAAGATCCAATTGTAAATGTAGAATAA
- the aspS gene encoding aspartate--tRNA ligase, translated as MYRSHNCGQLNASHINTEVTLAGWVQKSRDKGFMNWVDLRDRYGITQLVFDEGRTDTTVFEQAKTLGREFVIQVQGTVIEREAKNKNIPTGEIEILVTQLTILNTALTPPFTIEDETDGGEDIRMKYRYLDIRRNPVKNSLLFRHKVAMEVRKYLSDLDFCEVETPYLIKSTPEGARDFVVPSRMNPGQFYALPQSPQTFKQLLMVGGMDKYFQIVKCFRDEDLRADRQPEFTQIDCEMAFVDQEDILTVFEGLTRHLLKEIKGVEVAKFPRMTYEHAMKTYGNDKPDIRFGMEFAELNTLAQHKEFSVFNNAELVVALAVPNGGNYTRKEIDALIEWVKRPQVGANGMVYVKCNPDGSFKSSVDKFYDSEDLANWAQATGAKPGDMIFVLSGPANKTRAQLSALRMELATQLGLRNPAEFAPLWVVDFPLLEFDSETSRYHAMHHPFTSPKPEDMPLLETDPAKVRANAYDMVLNGNEIGGGSIRIHDKATQQLMFKYLGFTEEEAKAQFGFLMDAFQYGAPPHGGLAFGLDRLVAILGGQETIRDFIAFPKNNSGRDVMIDAPSAIDSAQLKELHIQLN; from the coding sequence ATGTATAGAAGTCATAATTGCGGCCAATTGAATGCCTCACATATAAATACCGAAGTAACCTTGGCAGGTTGGGTTCAAAAATCAAGAGACAAAGGATTCATGAACTGGGTAGATTTAAGAGACCGCTACGGCATCACCCAATTAGTATTTGATGAAGGCCGCACCGACACGACTGTTTTTGAACAAGCTAAAACCCTTGGTCGCGAATTTGTAATTCAAGTCCAAGGAACTGTTATTGAGCGCGAAGCCAAAAACAAAAACATACCAACGGGCGAAATTGAAATTTTGGTAACTCAATTGACTATCTTAAACACCGCATTAACACCGCCTTTTACAATAGAAGACGAAACCGATGGCGGAGAAGACATCCGAATGAAATACCGTTACTTAGACATCCGAAGAAATCCTGTCAAAAATAGCCTACTCTTTCGTCACAAAGTTGCCATGGAAGTACGCAAGTATCTTTCGGATTTGGATTTTTGCGAAGTAGAAACTCCTTATTTAATCAAGTCTACACCCGAAGGAGCCCGCGATTTTGTGGTACCATCTAGGATGAATCCAGGGCAATTCTATGCCTTACCGCAATCTCCGCAAACTTTTAAACAATTATTAATGGTAGGCGGAATGGATAAATATTTTCAGATTGTAAAATGTTTCCGTGATGAAGACCTTCGTGCAGACAGACAGCCCGAATTTACACAAATTGATTGCGAAATGGCATTTGTAGACCAAGAAGACATCTTGACTGTTTTTGAAGGATTAACACGCCATTTACTAAAAGAAATAAAAGGAGTTGAGGTAGCTAAATTTCCGCGCATGACCTATGAGCACGCCATGAAAACCTACGGAAATGACAAACCAGATATCCGCTTTGGGATGGAGTTTGCCGAATTAAATACCCTAGCGCAGCACAAAGAATTTTCCGTATTCAATAACGCAGAACTGGTAGTTGCATTAGCAGTACCAAACGGCGGAAACTACACCCGAAAAGAAATTGACGCCTTAATAGAATGGGTAAAACGCCCACAAGTAGGAGCCAACGGTATGGTGTATGTTAAATGCAATCCAGACGGAAGCTTCAAATCTTCGGTAGATAAATTTTATGATTCGGAAGATTTAGCCAATTGGGCACAAGCAACAGGAGCAAAACCAGGAGACATGATTTTTGTACTCTCTGGACCTGCCAACAAAACCAGAGCACAATTAAGTGCGCTGCGTATGGAATTAGCAACGCAATTAGGGTTAAGAAACCCCGCTGAGTTTGCCCCATTATGGGTAGTCGACTTTCCGTTGTTAGAATTTGACTCCGAAACCAGCAGATACCATGCCATGCACCACCCATTTACTTCTCCAAAACCAGAAGACATGCCTTTGCTAGAAACCGATCCAGCAAAAGTAAGAGCCAATGCCTACGACATGGTCTTGAACGGAAACGAAATTGGAGGCGGTTCTATTCGTATTCATGACAAAGCCACCCAACAATTAATGTTTAAATATTTAGGTTTCACAGAAGAGGAGGCTAAAGCACAATTTGGATTTTTAATGGATGCTTTTCAATACGGAGCTCCACCACATGGCGGCTTGGCATTTGGTCTAGACAGACTTGTGGCCATACTTGGAGGACAAGAAACCATTAGAGACTTTATTGCTTTTCCAAAAAATAATTCTGGTAGAGACGTGATGATAGACGCCCCTTCGGCAATAGATTCGGCGCAATTAAAAGAGCTACACATCCAATTAAATTAA
- a CDS encoding cold-shock protein, whose amino-acid sequence MRTGTVKFFNESKGYGFITDEETGKDIFVHASGINAEELREGDRVSYEEEEGRKGKVAAKVAVI is encoded by the coding sequence ATGCGTACAGGTACAGTTAAATTTTTCAATGAATCAAAAGGTTACGGATTCATCACAGACGAAGAAACAGGAAAAGACATTTTTGTTCACGCTTCAGGAATCAACGCGGAAGAATTACGCGAAGGTGACAGAGTTAGCTATGAAGAAGAAGAAGGAAGAAAAGGGAAAGTTGCTGCGAAAGTAGCAGTGATCTAA
- a CDS encoding NADH-quinone oxidoreductase subunit A, with protein sequence MQSDQLSYIPILMQSLLAVGFVVGTILVSGKLGPKRKSATKGKNFECGIESVGNARIPFSVKYFLVAILFVLFDIEVIFLYPWAVNFKELGLEGMVKMVVFMTLLLIGFFYIIKKKALEWE encoded by the coding sequence ATGCAATCCGATCAATTAAGTTACATCCCAATCTTGATGCAGTCTTTGTTAGCTGTAGGATTTGTTGTAGGAACCATCCTTGTTTCTGGCAAATTGGGACCCAAAAGAAAATCTGCAACAAAAGGCAAAAATTTTGAATGCGGTATTGAATCCGTTGGTAATGCACGTATCCCATTTTCTGTAAAATATTTCTTAGTAGCTATCTTGTTTGTATTGTTTGACATAGAGGTTATCTTTTTATACCCATGGGCTGTCAACTTCAAAGAATTAGGCTTAGAAGGTATGGTTAAAATGGTAGTCTTCATGACGTTACTACTAATTGGATTTTTCTATATTATCAAAAAGAAAGCCCTAGAATGGGAATAA
- a CDS encoding NADH-quinone oxidoreductase subunit B: MSDSNINMVAPPEGVVGEGFFATKLNDVVGLARANSLWPLPFATSCCGIEFMATMASHYDLARFGSERVSFSPRQADMLMVMGTISKKMAPILRQVYEQMSEPRWVIAVGACASSGGIFDTYSVLQGIDKVIPVDVYVPGCPPRPEQIVDGVMKLQELVKTESVRRRSSPEYQELLASYNIK; encoded by the coding sequence ATGAGTGATTCTAATATAAATATGGTTGCCCCTCCAGAAGGTGTTGTTGGCGAAGGTTTTTTTGCAACCAAATTAAACGACGTTGTAGGACTTGCAAGAGCAAATTCTTTATGGCCGTTGCCTTTTGCGACTTCTTGTTGTGGGATTGAATTTATGGCAACCATGGCTTCTCATTATGATTTAGCCCGTTTTGGATCCGAACGCGTGAGTTTTTCTCCACGTCAGGCCGATATGCTAATGGTGATGGGAACAATTTCCAAAAAAATGGCCCCTATATTGCGTCAAGTCTATGAGCAAATGTCTGAGCCTCGTTGGGTGATAGCAGTTGGAGCATGTGCCTCTTCGGGAGGTATTTTTGACACCTATTCCGTATTGCAAGGCATCGACAAAGTAATTCCTGTGGATGTTTATGTCCCTGGATGCCCGCCAAGACCAGAACAAATAGTAGATGGCGTAATGAAATTGCAAGAATTAGTAAAAACAGAATCTGTAAGAAGAAGAAGTTCTCCAGAGTACCAAGAGTTACTCGCTTCCTATAATATCAAATAA
- a CDS encoding NADH-quinone oxidoreductase subunit C — protein MAVENTDIQEKLLATFNSDVFNFQQERDIFSLEINPAVNTAVILFLKNDPSLRFHFLTDLCAVHYPQNEIHRQFAIVYHLHNWYDNKRIKIKTFIHGQTPEIKTVSNIFLSSNWMERETYDFYGVNFIGHPQLKRILNMDEMISFPMRKEFPLEDGGRTDKDDRFFGRTIDNC, from the coding sequence ATGGCAGTAGAAAACACCGATATACAAGAAAAATTACTTGCAACATTTAATTCTGATGTGTTTAATTTTCAACAAGAAAGAGATATTTTTTCGTTAGAAATTAATCCAGCAGTAAATACGGCCGTAATTTTATTTCTAAAAAACGACCCAAGTTTGCGTTTTCATTTTTTAACGGATTTATGTGCAGTACACTATCCCCAGAATGAAATACACAGACAATTTGCCATTGTGTACCACTTACATAATTGGTATGACAACAAACGTATCAAAATAAAAACCTTTATCCACGGACAAACCCCAGAGATAAAAACGGTATCCAACATATTCTTAAGCTCCAATTGGATGGAAAGAGAAACCTATGATTTTTACGGGGTGAATTTTATTGGACATCCACAACTAAAACGTATTTTAAACATGGATGAAATGATTTCTTTTCCAATGCGAAAAGAATTTCCGCTAGAAGATGGCGGACGTACCGATAAAGATGACCGTTTCTTTGGAAGAACAATCGATAATTGCTAA
- a CDS encoding NADH-quinone oxidoreductase subunit D, whose protein sequence is MSELLLPPEHRYAKIVKEKLNEDGSELSILNLGPTHPATHGIFQNILLMDGERILEAEPTIGYIHRAFEKIAENRPFYQITPLTDRMNYCSSPINNMGWWMTLEKLLNIEVPKRAQYLRVIVMELARITDHIICNSILGVDTGAYTGFLYVFQFREKVYEIYEEICGARLTTNMGRIGGFERDWSAEAFRKLDVFLEEFPVAWKEFENLFERNRIFIDRTVNVGAISAEKAVSYGFTGPNLRAAGVDYDVRVAQPYSSYEDFDFIVPVGKSGDTYDRFCVRNAEVWESLSIIRQALAKMPEGNEYHADVPDYYLPPKEDVYTNMESLIYHFKIVMGEVPVPVAEIYHPVEGGNGELGFYLVTDGSRTPYRLHFRRPCFIYYQAYPEMIKGALLSDAIVILSSLNVIAGELDA, encoded by the coding sequence ATGTCAGAACTATTATTACCACCAGAACACCGCTATGCTAAAATAGTAAAAGAGAAGCTAAATGAAGATGGAAGCGAACTTTCCATATTAAATTTAGGTCCTACTCATCCCGCCACTCATGGTATCTTTCAAAACATACTTTTGATGGATGGAGAACGAATTTTAGAAGCCGAACCAACCATTGGTTACATACATCGTGCCTTTGAAAAAATTGCCGAAAACCGTCCTTTTTACCAAATTACGCCACTTACAGATCGTATGAACTATTGCTCCTCCCCTATCAACAACATGGGATGGTGGATGACACTAGAAAAACTACTAAATATTGAAGTACCCAAGCGGGCTCAATATTTAAGAGTTATAGTAATGGAACTAGCCAGAATAACAGACCATATTATTTGCAACTCCATTTTGGGTGTAGATACAGGGGCTTATACTGGATTTTTATACGTTTTTCAATTTAGAGAAAAAGTATACGAAATTTATGAAGAAATTTGTGGAGCCCGTCTAACGACCAACATGGGAAGAATTGGTGGCTTTGAAAGAGATTGGTCTGCAGAAGCATTCCGAAAACTAGATGTGTTTTTAGAAGAATTTCCGGTGGCTTGGAAAGAATTTGAAAATTTATTTGAAAGAAACCGAATTTTTATAGATCGTACCGTAAATGTCGGTGCTATATCTGCCGAAAAAGCGGTTTCCTACGGTTTTACAGGACCTAACTTACGTGCTGCAGGAGTAGATTATGATGTCCGAGTAGCACAACCTTACAGTTCCTACGAAGATTTTGATTTCATTGTTCCTGTAGGAAAATCAGGAGACACCTACGACCGTTTTTGTGTACGTAATGCCGAGGTTTGGGAAAGCTTAAGTATTATCCGTCAAGCATTAGCCAAAATGCCCGAAGGAAACGAGTACCATGCCGATGTACCAGATTACTACCTACCCCCAAAAGAAGACGTATACACGAATATGGAATCGTTAATTTACCATTTCAAAATTGTAATGGGTGAAGTTCCTGTTCCAGTGGCCGAAATTTACCATCCTGTTGAAGGTGGAAATGGAGAATTAGGTTTTTATTTAGTTACCGACGGAAGCAGAACCCCTTACAGGCTACATTTTAGAAGACCTTGTTTTATTTACTATCAAGCATATCCAGAAATGATAAAAGGAGCACTATTATCGGATGCTATTGTTATCTTATCGAGTTTAAATGTAATTGCTGGAGAATTAGACGCATAA
- the nuoE gene encoding complex I 24 kDa subunit family protein, with protein sequence MERTHYKQEINMTEALMSRINELIRHYPEDKRKSALLPVLHEVQDAHENWLSYELMDKVAEILHILPVEVYEVVTFYTMYNTKPVGKYMFEFCQTSPCCLKGTEDLMDYTCEKLGVKVGETTADGLFEVRGVECLGACGYAPMMQLGDFYKEHLNEDKIDQLITDCRDNKIILHDK encoded by the coding sequence ATGGAAAGAACACATTACAAACAAGAAATAAATATGACTGAAGCTTTGATGTCACGCATCAATGAGTTAATCCGTCATTATCCCGAAGATAAAAGAAAATCAGCATTATTGCCTGTATTGCACGAGGTTCAAGACGCCCATGAAAATTGGTTGAGCTATGAATTAATGGATAAGGTGGCTGAAATTCTTCATATTTTACCTGTTGAAGTATACGAAGTGGTTACTTTTTATACCATGTATAATACAAAACCTGTTGGGAAATATATGTTTGAATTCTGTCAAACATCTCCTTGTTGTTTAAAAGGAACCGAAGATTTAATGGATTACACCTGTGAAAAATTAGGCGTGAAAGTAGGTGAAACAACTGCAGACGGACTTTTTGAAGTACGTGGCGTAGAATGTTTAGGTGCTTGTGGATATGCTCCTATGATGCAATTAGGTGATTTTTACAAAGAACACCTTAATGAAGACAAGATTGATCAGTTAATCACGGATTGTAGAGATAATAAAATAATATTACACGATAAATAA